In Neodiprion pinetum isolate iyNeoPine1 chromosome 6, iyNeoPine1.2, whole genome shotgun sequence, one genomic interval encodes:
- the LOC124222435 gene encoding uncharacterized protein isoform X1, with protein MASDLSSGCTEVIEILDEKEEGEISLEDVSSSEEGQLNDRCNLRRRTAGQCPICLSTKQCAIWCVAPTKTNTLKSSMKKDAVQEKENCDHTKDSGYSGSKHCSSTLQENNNDLIPISSDSDMEIVGLADTVKQVLTIPQTKTTKVRKRRKKKRSQISSVTAENAAVNTATNLMPESSVIQKHDSQVLKDNHLPRLHRRESNSPHKRPGSPYNRSRIAKSPMRRHRSPIGRGRSPFIKSRSPLGHPRLPVLRKSPIRRPRSPGRRLSPHSPVKSPVRRQLRSSMSPTNTYIDMYGNVNKLLKKVRHLKTVGSLSANRNVDKLKEHRPSLKDKLNNMIKADNGSSDFTMKSNRESKFVEDDDDEEDLALLRKMALETKPKKNEKVQEDTELKESTQREINNIDEDVEDLELRMIALRSAVVKKHQDRMQRGVMVGKSKKRPPSARTNTESPFSQSFLDSIPIPDEEEKKFETPPVTPTRELNENTNPEDMELDSEVELDKEKEAEPYSPTDRISQNIPVDTELLGIHHSDVSFITPTSQITVSDNLDLQVLGSAKIKTLTGASYLPLNKMSENNVDSSKHVLPSSQSPTSSPCFPNNMTQILENNHCPQLGDYLPTTPYSPSEPITTPDIYLSPQVDSHCNSDPNHIPDTPYSPTDTPVCDFELNTTPLFSNVSHFQESDMKKSKRNRSALIHINLISTSSQDISKISNSNITENLALSPIDCPKKMVEIEKENMSQTSSMDADIGSAFNSLLNSPEDTMIEVDDLPETDLDGSPLVPMPAELRDIEIHIPDAISQEILKLSQEPLYLQGVPDVTKDANKIPTLVNKSLVPASILRSNKNLQQPLPPKKIDPHLEPAFKSAEMQPVEISTESTNSSRLFKPIKLAPVIKKPHLNMVKPSAFNFSANDNATLEDHENSENDQPAPSQNKQAIRSSSKTRMSTDQVQQLETRSIIVETIGKLPESVSEFQTTVAQYQGHSDTLRNSKKESAKKRNGSTDVERKKESKTSKPARTKSKHTSKSLMNNKSIGTKHTVTTVANAIAPEESISPEIVLRCKQHSKSNRSGKIHSPKISAQKTRNSRNKSQKPVVQKSSRESNRRSKIQSVSNSKNERRSDKKSFRLSNDLKTPSADKLNDKGMEMNHHSLTDRRKPEETKQVTQPAPMFVEPKETFIPQTRSVSIEKGNNYSSAKHSKTELGIHENTSNDSISDTVTINANVQKINDVNETIANISNTSTTCHTEGKPSASIANIHSEGSGDSILENMMCQKVEANKRRRSSIDEDEEALRAILLASLAKRSKPPEPMNTITKTTVLANLSYSSPNTSTESVEGLPNTLAAKTSVSLVYNSSSDSTLPLSSHTSSLSNPPVKNSIPGPLSEVVTSDAVTAKSILPENVTHDQSTLSTALSRKRSISASGKGPPKKIAKKTPISASTKVVNNAKKYQNTLFQKKLNLQKAAVITNAHKTLNQISLHANKLVDGSRSRSMITNPLSETQRFVINLASDSESENETELLNKDHQELVNSNRSEQKPALSIPMSEFERSVDLFLKDVRKKQETAAAANPNSTKTAVTQKPVSPAPSTHRKSPVLSATPLAVRHLPISQQEEYRRLKQQILEREKMKLHRVLGNNSSPLSPSSKSSGTPPGPLSPASPVASPITSRQNYNAPLNSQSLMTTTSKDYKLWNISVQNNLKTTISSGKSRATSVVSKADGSTPSISNLSIQIPNETTNVKIASKKSTDLYIPVSTSQSRLVTAVKSTKDTVNTEDTHDSTVFMKGQSNLKNVHVQLQQGKTGRTVSLGGGTNLNTKLTVSNNQELQEVSPQEFTPTEISTNIEKNQTDITATSRFASISPSMDSRKTTTAIDVSDKRDSSVDSMASTLVISREGENSKNSTLINSSASTVILSRNENSDNSKLESGNPESNNKNCGVSKSSVNEPKKLRNNKDIWEKIRGDVKKELDSISVLPSSEQKSYLANVEHNLVKKRYAILDDLSDISGNLRQLEMERDVQTRAVLEVKKLQEQLKLAEERLQAQRDRVNKMVPNIIVAYEKLNSGRRECVKMTRICLGLGCLVIGANYKIPAAGAQLLNNRLKQVAGCTRQLSKKKASLSVDRGDVPSQVHPQSSTNSIDHCLDSPAIQSPQSISQGSSKEKDDESVITISVALTEDHSNSNPEPTAAEEAEQTGVSETKTLKLQDSTTAVFLPGSVCENLPQSTSTPNPSGESYDVTKYLTDCETTMSKFVLDGPKVELIGQKDSLEQRKLLQPYKSVLTHLKVPRTTDPSGILCPYELMGTCRDEGCQFMHQSARNGNVPSEVQYAAAESIPLVAAATPRDGKLSS; from the exons atggctAGTGATTTATCAAGCGGTTGTACCGAAGTCATTGAAATATTGGACGAGAAAGAAGAGGGTGAAATATCATTGGAAGATGTAAGCTCCTCGGAAGAAGGCCAACTCAATGACAGGTGCAATTTGAGACGCAGAACAGCCGGGCAGTGTCCTATCTGTTTGTCCACAAAACAATGCGCCATTTGGTGCGTTGCGCCAACAAAAACAAACACCTTGAAAAGCTCGATGAAAAAag ATGCAgtacaagaaaaagaaaactgtgaCCACACCAAAGATTCTGGCTATTCTGGTTCCAAGCACTGCTCATCTACtttacaagaaaataataatgaccTCATACCAATCTCGAGTGATAGTGATATGGAGATTGTCGGTCTTGCTGACACTGTTAAACAAGTACTGACTATACCGCAAACAAAAACCACAAAGGTCCGAaagcgtagaaaaaaaaaacggtctCAAATCTCGTCCGTAACTGCTGAAAATGCCGCAGTAAATACTGCGACTAATCTAATGCCTGAATCTTCTGTTATACAAAAGCATGACTCACAAGTCTTAAAGGATAATCACTTGCCGAGGCTACATCGGAGAGAGTCAAATTCTCCACATAAACGTCCAGGATCTCCTTACAATAGGTCCAGAATTGCAAAATCACCCATGAGAAGGCATAGGTCACCCATCGGTAGAGGGAGATCACCTTTTATTAAATCAAGGTCACCATTAGGACATCCACGGTTACCTGTTTTGCGAAAATCACCTATTCGTAGGCCTCGATCTCCAGGTAGAAGATTATCGCCTCATTCACCTGTAAAATCACCCGTTAGAAGGCAGCTCAGGAGTTCTATGTCCCCGACGAATACTTATATTGACATGTACGGCAATGTCAACAAACTTTTGAAGAAGGTCAGGCATTTGAAGACAGTTGGCTCACTATCAGCGAATCGAAATGTAGATAAACTCAAGGAACACAGACCTTCTTTAAAGGACAAGTTGAATAACATGATTAAAGCTGATAATGGGAGTAGTGACTTTACAATGAAGTCAAATAGAGAGAGTAAATTTGTTGAAGATGACGACGATGAGGAAGACTTGGCACTTTTACGTAAAATGGCGTTGGAAactaaaccaaaaaaaaatgaaaaggttCAAGAAGATACGGAACTTAAAGAAAGTACACAGCGGGAGattaataatattgatgaAGATGTCGAGGATTTGGAATTACGCATGATTGCTCTTCGGTCAGCCGTGGTGAAGAAGCATCAAGACAGAATGCAACGCGGAGTAATGGTAGGTAAATCGAAAAAACGTCCACCCTCTGCTCGGACTAACACAGAAAGCCCATTCAGTCAGAGCTTCTTAGACAGTATTCCTATTCCtgatgaggaagaaaaaaaatttgaaacgccACCGGTTACACCTACTAGAGAGCTTAATGAGAATACTAATCCTGAAGACATGGAATTGGATTCCGAAGTAGAACtggataaagaaaaagaagcagAACCTTATTCACCTACTGATCGAATCTCGCAAAACATTCCCGTAGACACGGAGCTGCTTGGTATTCATCATTCAGATGTATCATTTATCACACCAACTAGTCAGATAACAGTTTCGGACAATTTAGATTTACAAGTTCTAGGAAGTGCGAAGATTAAAACACTAACAGGGGCATCTTATCTCCCACTGAACAAAATGtctgaaaataatgttgattCAAGTAAACATGTTCTTCCAAGTTCACAGTCTCCCACAAGTTCACCCTGTTTTCCAAATAATATGACTCAGATATTAGAAAATAATCATTGTCCACAGTTGGGTGATTATTTACCTACTACACCTTACTCTCCATCGGAGCCCATCACTACTCCTGATATATACTTGTCGCCCCAAGTTGATTCCCACTGTAATTCAGACCCCAATCACATACCTGATACTCCTTACTCACCAACAGATACTCCAGTgtgtgattttgaattgaataCTACACCATTGTTTTCTAATGTTTCACATTTCCAAGAATCCGATatgaaaaaaagcaaacgTAATAGAAGTGCGTTAATTCATATCAACCTAATTTCAACTTCATCACAGGATATTAGTAAAATATCAAACAGCAACATCACAGAAAATTTAGCATTGTCGCCAATAGATTGCCCTAAGAAAATGGTGgagatagaaaaagaaaacatgtcACAAACCTCGTCAATGGATGCAGATATCGGATCTGCTTTTAATTCATTGCTGAATTCTCCTGAGGACACTATGATCGAGGTAGATGATTTGCCAGAGACAGATTTGGATGGAAGTCCGCTAGTCCCTATGCCTGCAGAGCTTAGAGATATAGAAATTCATATTCCTGATGCCATATCTCAAGAGATATTGAAACTTAGCCAAGAACCGTTGTATCTTCAAGGAGTTCCAGATGTTACGAAAGATGCTAATAAAATTCCAACTTTGGTAAACAAATCTCTAGTACCCGCATCAATTTTGAGGTCAAACAAAAATCTTCAGCAACCGTTGCCtcctaaaaaaattgatcctcATCTTGAACCAGCTTTCAAGAGCGCAGAAATGCAACCTGTAGAGATTTCTACTGAATCAACTAATAGTAGTCGACTCTTTAAACCCATCAAACTTGCTCCTGTGATTAAAAAACCTCATCTCAACATGGTTAAACCATCtgcattcaatttttctgccAATGATAATGCAACTCTAGAAGATCATGAGAATTCCGAAAATGATCAACCAGCACCGTCACAAAATAAACAAGCAATTCGGTCTTCAAGCAAAACGCGCATGTCAACTGATCAGGTGCAACAGTTAGAAACTCGTTCAATAATTGTGGAAACAATAGGAAAATTACCAGAATCTGTATCAGAATTCCAAACAACTGTTGCACAATACCAAGGACATAGTGATACGTTAAGAAATTCTAAGAAAGAatcagccaaaaaacggaatgGGAGTACCGACGtagagaggaaaaaagaatcaaaaacAAGCAAGCCAGCTAGAACCAAATCGAAGCATACAAGTAAATCGTTGATGAACAATAAAAGTATAGGAACCAAACATACAGTAACAACCGTTGCAAATGCTATAGCGCCTGAAGAATCTATTAGTCCAGAAATTGTTTTGCGTTGCAAACAGCATTCAAAGTCTAATCGATCAGGAAAAATTCATAGTCCCAAAATCTCTGCGCAGAAAACTCGTAATTCAAGGAATAAGTCACAGAAACCCGTGGTACAAAAAAGTAGCAGAGAGAGCAACAGGCGAAGTAAGATTCAGTCTGTTTCAAACAGTAAGAATGAGAGGAGGAgtgataaaaaatcttttagGCTATCGAATGATTTGAAAACACCGTCTGCAGATAAACTAAATGATAAAGGAATGGAAATGAATCACCATTCGCTGACTGATAGAAGGAAGCCAGAAGAAACTAAGCAGGTGACGCAACCTGCTCCCATGTTTGTAGAACCTAAAGAGACTTTTATACCACAAACTCGTTCTGTAAGTATAGAAAAAGGCAATAATTACAGTAGTGCAAAGCATTCGAAAACAGAATTAGGTATTCACGAAAATACTTCGAATGATAGCATATCAGATACGGTAACTATCAATGctaatgtacaaaaaattaatgatgTAAATGAAACtattgcaaatatttcaaatacctCAACCACCTGCCATACGGAAGGTAAACCTTCCGCATCTATTGCCAACATTCATAGTGAAGGTTCTGGAGATTCGATATTGGAAAACATGATGTGCCAAAAAGTTGAAGCAAATAAGCGGAGAAGAAGTAGCATCGATGAAGACGAAGAGGCGCTCAGAGCTATTCTTCTTGCCTCATTGGCAAAGCGGAGTAAGCCACCTGAACCTATGAATACAATTACAAAAACGACAGTTTTAGCGAATCTGTCGTACAGCTCACCAAACACAAGCACAGAGTCTGTCGAAGGTTTGCCAAATACTCTTGCCGCAAAGACTTCGGTATCTTTGGTTTATAACTCAAGCAGCGATTCTACACTGCCATTGTCAAGCCACACCTCATCGTTAAGTAATCCAcctgtgaaaaattcaattccagGACCATTGTCCGAAGTAGTAACATCTGATGCTGTGACAGCGAAGAGTATATTACCTGAAAATGTGACTCATGATCAATCAACACTCTCTACAGCTCTTTCAAGGAAAAGATCGATCTCAGCAAGTGGCAAAGGACCTCCAAAGAAAATTGCTAAAAAAACTCCGATATCTGCGAGCACTAAAGTTGTCAATAATGCTAAGAAGTATCAGAACACTTTGTTTCAAAAGAAATTGAACTTACAAAAGGCAGCAGTGATCACTAATGCCCACAAAACATTGAACCAAATAAGTTTACATGCTAATAAATTGGTGGATGGGAGTAGATCAAGGAGTATGATAACTAATCCATTATCAGAAACACAGAGATTTGTTATAAATCTTGCCTCGGACTCtgaaagtgaaaatgaaacggaATTACTAAATAAAGATCACCAAGAACTGGTGAATTCCAATAGATCTGAACAGAAACCAGCGTTATCTATTCCAATGTCGGAATTTGAGAGAAGCGTTGACTTATTTTTGAAAGATGTCAGAAAAAAGCAAGAAACTGCAGCAGCCGCCAATCCCAATTCGACGAAAACTGCTGTAACACAAAAGCCTGTCAGTCCAGCACCATCTACACATAGGAAATCACCTGTACTATCCGCAACTCCATTG GCTGTTCGTCATCTACCAATTTCACAACAGGAAGAGTACCGCCGTCTGAAGCAACAGATTTTAGAACGTGAAAAGATGAAGTTACACCGAGTGCTAGGAAATAACAGTTCACCGCTATCTCCGAGCAGTAAAAGTAGCGGTACTCCACCTGGTCCGCTGTCACCTGCCAGCCCAGTAGCATCTCCCATAACTTCAAGGCAAAATTATAATGCTCCTTTAAATTCTCAGTCACTAATGACCACAACTAGCAAAGATTATAAATTGTGGAATATTAGTGTTCAGAACAATTTGAAAACTACTATTTCTAGTGGTAAATCAAGAGCGACCTCTGTTGTTAGTAAAGCAGATGGTTCAACACCATCCATTTCAAATCTTAGCATTCAAATTCCAAATGAAACGACGAATGTTAAGATAGCCTCTAAAAAATCAACTGACTTGTACATTCCTGTGAGCACATCACAATCTAGGCTAGTAACAGCGGTAAAATCAACCAAAGATACAGTGAATACTGAAGACACCCACGATTCTACAGTTTTCATGAAAGGTCAGTCAAACTTAAAAAATGTTCATGTACAACTGCAACAAGGAAAGACTGGTAGAACAGTCAGCCTAGGAGGAGGTACAAACTTGAATACGAAATTAACTGTGTCCAATAATCAAGAACTTCAAGAAGTCAGCCCCCAGGAATTTACTCCAACCGAGATTTCTacgaatattgaaaagaatcaGACTGATATAACTGCCACCTCAAGATTTGCTTCCATTTCCCCTTCCATGGATTCCAGAAAAACCACAACGGCAATCGATGTCAGCGATAAACGTGATAGTTCAGTAGATTCTATGGCATCGACGTTAGTTATTTCCAGGGAGGGAGAGAATTCAAAGAATAGTACTTTGATAAATTCCTCGGCATCTACAGTTATTCTTTCAAGAAACGAAAACAGTGATAACTCCAAACTGGAATCTGGAAATCCcgaaagtaataataaaaattgtggGGTTTCAAAATCATCTGTAAAcgaaccaaaaaaattaagaaataacAAAGATATCTGGGAAAAGATTAGAGGTGATGTTAAGAAGGAGCTGGACTCAATCTCCGTGTTACCATCTAGTGAACAGAAATCTTACTTGGCTAATGTAGAGCACAATTTAGTAAAGAAACG GTATGCTATTCTGGATGATTTATCAGACATATCTGGGAATTTGCGACAGCTTGAAATGGAAAGAGATGTACAAACACGTGCTGTATTGGAAGTGAAAAAACTTCAAGAACAACTCAAATTGGCAGAGGAGAGACTTCAGGCACAACGTGATCGAGTCAATAAAATGGTGCCCAACATCATTGTTGCTTATGAAAAGTTGAACAGCGGTAGAAGGGAGTGTGTGAAGATGACCAGAATCTGTCTTGGATTAGGATGTCTAGTTATTGGAGCTAACTATAA GATACCAGCTGCAGGTGCGCAGCTGTTGAATAATCGGCTGAAACAAGTTGCTGGATGTACTCGccaattatccaaaaaaaaagcttctCTCAGTGTAGACAGAGGCGATGTTCCAAGCCAAGTTCATCCTCAGAGTTCAACAAACAGTATTGACCACTGTCTGGATAGTCCTGCGATTCAATCGCCGCAGAGTATCTCTCAGGGAAGTAGTAAAGAGAAAGATGATGAATCTGTAATCACTATTAGTGTCGCATTAACGGAAGATCACTCAAATTCTAATCCGGAACCTACGGCGGCAGAGGAGGCAGAACAAACTGGTGTATCAGAAACAAAAACGCTAAAACTCCAGGACAGCACAACAGCGGTATTTTTGCCAGGCAGTGTTTGCGAAAATTTACCACAGTCAACCAGCACCCCGAATCCTTCTGGAGAAAGTTATGATGTCACTAAGTATTTAACAGATTGTGAAACTACCATGTCAAAATTCGTTTTGGATGGTCCAAAAGTTGAACTTATTGGTCAAAAGGACAGTCTGGAACAGCGAAAACTTCTTCAACCCTATAAATCTGTTCTTACCCACCTAAAAGTGCCGAG GACGACCGACCCCAGTGGTATTCTATGCCCTTACGAGCTCATGGGGACCTGCAGAGATGAAGGATGCCAGTTTATGCATCAATCTGCCAGAAATG GTAATGTTCCGTCGGAGGTGCAGTATGCCGCGGCAGAGTCCATCCCATTGGTTGCTGCGGCGACACCTCGAGATGGTAAGTTGTCTTCATAA